One genomic window of Hymenobacter sp. J193 includes the following:
- a CDS encoding bestrophin family protein, with the protein MLLDTKLPVSYIFTRIKPDVIRVLLISVVFQLLKMFFVDYLPRIPLQLPTILGSCISLLLAFTLNQSYDRWWEARKVWGAIVNDSRSLVLQIKGFVAEAVLHPPDGESPLKAIAYRQIAWCYSLGEALRGQDTTATLEKYLPRPEQKYVQPHRNKPLALLALHTEHIRSLYRQQALNDFQQVQLDSTLVRLCDAMGKAERINSTVFPVSYRLLVHFFIYLFLMTLSLGLVETMGLWEIPVLLVTASTFFLLERTARYLQDPFTNKPTDTPVTAIARTIEINLKQLVADPEVPAPVQAGEYYLM; encoded by the coding sequence ATGTTACTTGACACCAAGCTGCCCGTCTCCTACATTTTCACCCGCATCAAGCCCGACGTTATCCGGGTTCTGCTGATTTCAGTAGTGTTTCAGCTGCTGAAGATGTTTTTTGTGGATTACCTGCCGCGCATTCCGCTGCAGCTGCCTACCATCCTGGGGAGCTGCATTTCCCTGCTGCTGGCCTTCACGCTCAATCAGTCGTACGACCGGTGGTGGGAGGCGCGCAAGGTCTGGGGCGCCATCGTGAATGACTCCCGCTCCCTGGTGCTGCAAATCAAGGGCTTTGTGGCCGAGGCCGTGCTGCATCCGCCGGATGGGGAGTCGCCGCTGAAGGCCATTGCCTACCGGCAGATAGCCTGGTGCTACAGCCTGGGCGAGGCGCTGCGCGGACAGGATACCACCGCCACGCTGGAAAAATACCTGCCCCGCCCCGAGCAGAAGTACGTGCAGCCCCACCGCAACAAGCCCCTGGCCCTGCTGGCTTTGCACACCGAGCACATCCGCAGCCTCTACCGGCAGCAGGCCCTCAACGACTTCCAGCAGGTGCAGCTGGATAGTACCCTGGTGCGCCTCTGCGACGCCATGGGCAAGGCTGAGCGCATCAACAGCACGGTGTTTCCGGTAAGCTACCGGCTGCTGGTGCACTTCTTCATCTACCTGTTTCTGATGACACTTTCCCTGGGACTGGTGGAAACGATGGGGCTCTGGGAAATTCCGGTGCTGCTGGTTACGGCTTCCACGTTTTTTCTGCTGGAGCGCACCGCCCGCTACCTGCAGGACCCCTTCACCAACAAACCCACCGATACGCCCGTGACGGCCATTGCCCGTACCATCGAAATCAACCTCAAGCAGCTGGTGGCCGACCCCGAAGTGCCCGCCCCGGTGCAGGCCGGGGAGTATTACCTGATGTAG
- a CDS encoding carbonic anhydrase translates to MLTTFLPFLLLALPANLLLTSSLGLGLVGVLAGLGWQLRKKWRPARRPASATRLQPGLQQLRLGQHVSFLHKATMLTTLNKVPANTTVEIDGTLSAFIDPDVLSVIELFRERARPRNIRLLLLRRAADYARHLADQPRLSFREQEFTAFYPLFAQRNWVANKLQQLADYPPAVPAVPPRFLFVGFSEAPVAGVAGPGVEPRQVFGPRSAANVVVSTELSLPAVLRYAVEELQVEHIVLCGHYEGQPAAAPAASVEAATGRSWLTAVRESPAPAETGEPETDQERHARLVRLHIIGQLYELRQSWAGRGNVPQLHGWVYDRTGGVLHDLGVDLRRGFSEYEMQLRYQLTPEGLRPLPGELQQEPFLYAVQTDTRPGPVLAIPPLDSHGPLGVP, encoded by the coding sequence ATGCTGACGACTTTCCTGCCTTTCCTGTTGCTTGCTCTGCCGGCCAACCTGCTGCTGACTTCTTCGCTGGGCCTGGGCCTGGTGGGGGTGCTGGCAGGCCTGGGCTGGCAGCTGCGCAAAAAGTGGCGGCCCGCCCGCCGCCCGGCTTCGGCCACCCGACTGCAGCCGGGCCTGCAGCAGCTTCGCCTGGGCCAGCACGTGTCGTTTCTGCACAAAGCCACCATGCTGACCACCCTCAATAAAGTGCCCGCCAATACCACCGTGGAAATAGACGGCACCTTGTCCGCCTTTATCGACCCCGATGTGCTGAGCGTTATTGAGCTGTTCCGGGAAAGGGCCCGGCCGCGCAACATCCGACTGCTGCTGCTGCGCCGGGCCGCCGACTACGCCCGCCACCTGGCCGACCAGCCCCGGCTGAGTTTTCGGGAACAGGAATTCACGGCCTTTTACCCGCTTTTTGCCCAGCGCAACTGGGTGGCCAACAAGCTGCAGCAGCTCGCCGATTATCCTCCCGCCGTACCGGCGGTGCCGCCCCGGTTTCTGTTCGTAGGCTTTTCTGAGGCACCGGTTGCCGGCGTGGCCGGGCCAGGCGTGGAGCCCCGGCAGGTGTTTGGCCCGCGCTCCGCCGCTAACGTGGTGGTTAGCACCGAGCTAAGCCTGCCGGCTGTGCTCCGGTACGCGGTGGAGGAGCTGCAGGTAGAGCATATAGTGCTGTGCGGGCACTATGAAGGACAGCCTGCCGCCGCCCCCGCCGCTTCGGTGGAGGCCGCAACGGGGCGCAGCTGGCTTACGGCCGTGCGCGAAAGCCCGGCCCCGGCTGAAACCGGCGAACCGGAAACCGACCAGGAGCGCCACGCCCGCCTGGTACGCCTGCACATCATCGGGCAGCTGTATGAGCTGCGGCAATCCTGGGCCGGGCGGGGCAACGTGCCCCAGCTGCACGGCTGGGTATACGACCGCACCGGCGGCGTACTGCACGACCTGGGCGTAGACCTGCGCCGGGGCTTCTCGGAATACGAGATGCAGCTGCGCTACCAGCTCACGCCCGAGGGCCTGCGCCCGCTGCCCGGTGAGCTGCAGCAGGAGCCATTCCTGTATGCGGTGCAGACGGATACCCGCCCGGGCCCCGTGCTGGCCATTCCGCCCCTGGATAGCCACGGGCCCCTGGGCGTGCCGTAG
- a CDS encoding SulP family inorganic anion transporter: MPASFQLQSYFAQYTVNVKDEILAGLTTALALVPEVVAFALLAHISPLVGIGSAFVICLVTSVFGGRPGMISGAAGSVAVVIVSLVVQHGVEYLFAAVLLMGLLQMGIGLLRLGKFIRLVPQPVVYGFVNGLAIIIFMAQLEQFKVRDAVGAEHWLTGAPLGLMLGLVALTMGIVYLMPRLTRAVPASLTAIVVVSSLVVGAGLETKSVGDIASIAGGLPRLHLPQVPLAWNTLVVVFPYAVIMALVGLTESLLTLTVVDEMTDSRGRGNQDCVAQGLANVASGLTGGMGGCAMIGQTMVNLESRGRGRLSGVVAAAALALFVVAGSELIERLPLAALVGVMFMVVIGTFEWASLRILRRMPRTDVLVMLLVTIVTAVSQNLALAVLLGVVVSALAFAWENARRIRARKHVDDAGARHYEIYGPLFFGSVQAFTDKFDVQADPAEVVIDFRESRVADMSGIDALNKLTERYQRQGKTLRLRHLSPDCRRLLQNAGALIEVNILEDPEYRVVTDAG, from the coding sequence ATGCCCGCTTCTTTTCAGCTTCAGTCTTATTTCGCCCAGTACACAGTAAACGTTAAAGACGAAATCCTGGCCGGCCTGACTACTGCCCTGGCCCTGGTGCCGGAGGTGGTAGCCTTTGCGCTGCTGGCCCACATCAGCCCGCTGGTGGGCATCGGCTCGGCCTTCGTCATCTGCCTTGTCACCAGCGTATTCGGCGGCCGGCCCGGCATGATTTCCGGCGCGGCCGGCTCCGTGGCGGTGGTTATCGTGAGTCTGGTGGTGCAGCACGGCGTGGAGTACCTGTTTGCGGCCGTGCTGCTGATGGGGCTGCTGCAGATGGGCATTGGCCTGCTGCGGCTGGGCAAGTTTATCCGGCTGGTGCCCCAGCCGGTGGTGTATGGCTTCGTCAATGGCCTGGCCATTATCATCTTCATGGCTCAACTCGAGCAGTTCAAGGTGCGCGACGCAGTCGGCGCCGAGCACTGGCTTACGGGCGCCCCGCTCGGGCTGATGCTGGGACTGGTAGCCCTCACGATGGGCATCGTGTACCTGATGCCCCGGCTCACCCGGGCCGTGCCGGCCTCGCTCACTGCCATCGTGGTGGTGTCGTCGCTGGTGGTTGGGGCCGGGCTCGAAACCAAATCGGTGGGCGACATTGCCTCCATTGCGGGCGGGCTGCCCCGGCTTCATCTGCCCCAGGTGCCGCTGGCGTGGAATACCCTGGTGGTCGTGTTTCCCTACGCCGTCATCATGGCGCTGGTGGGCCTCACTGAAAGTCTGCTCACCCTGACAGTCGTCGACGAAATGACCGACAGCCGGGGCCGGGGCAACCAGGACTGCGTAGCCCAGGGCCTGGCCAACGTGGCCTCGGGCCTGACCGGCGGCATGGGCGGCTGCGCTATGATCGGGCAGACGATGGTGAACCTGGAGTCCCGCGGCCGAGGGCGGCTGTCGGGCGTGGTGGCGGCCGCGGCGTTGGCTTTGTTCGTGGTGGCTGGCTCGGAGCTGATTGAGCGGCTGCCACTGGCAGCCCTGGTGGGCGTCATGTTCATGGTCGTCATCGGCACCTTTGAGTGGGCCAGCCTGCGCATCCTGCGCCGCATGCCGCGTACCGACGTGCTGGTGATGCTGCTAGTGACCATCGTAACGGCCGTTTCGCAGAACCTGGCGCTGGCCGTGCTGCTGGGCGTAGTGGTGTCGGCGCTGGCCTTTGCCTGGGAGAATGCCCGGCGCATCCGGGCCCGCAAGCACGTGGACGATGCCGGGGCCCGGCACTACGAAATCTACGGCCCCCTTTTCTTTGGCTCGGTGCAGGCTTTCACCGATAAGTTCGACGTGCAGGCTGATCCGGCGGAGGTAGTCATCGACTTCCGGGAAAGCCGGGTGGCCGACATGTCGGGTATCGACGCGCTGAACAAGCTCACGGAACGGTACCAGCGCCAGGGCAAAACCCTGCGCCTGCGTCACCTCAGCCCCGACTGCCGCCGGCTGCTGCAGAATGCCGGGGCGCTAATCGAAGTCAACATCCTGGAAGACCCCGAATACCGCGTGGTGACAGACGCGGGCTGA
- a CDS encoding class I SAM-dependent methyltransferase produces the protein MLPPFVEEFLRDPSTVGSLIPSSRDLTGKVVESIDFDRAACIVEYGPGTGVFTDELIKRRRADTVLVLMEVNPRFCEQLRERYAGQPGVHVIEDSADKTGNHLARLGIEKADYVVCGLPFTSLSPRLGWRVLEHTRNILASDGQLILFQYTLQNTRLFEKFFRPLKQDHVLLNLPPAYVLVYAPNPEPVPAE, from the coding sequence ATGCTGCCCCCATTCGTCGAAGAATTCCTGCGCGACCCGTCCACCGTCGGCTCCCTGATTCCCAGCTCCCGCGACCTGACCGGGAAGGTAGTCGAGTCCATCGACTTCGACCGCGCCGCCTGCATTGTGGAGTACGGGCCCGGCACGGGCGTCTTCACCGATGAGCTGATCAAGCGGCGCCGGGCCGACACCGTGCTGGTATTGATGGAGGTGAACCCACGCTTCTGCGAGCAGTTGCGGGAGCGGTACGCCGGCCAGCCGGGCGTCCACGTTATCGAGGACTCCGCCGACAAAACCGGAAATCATTTGGCGCGGCTCGGCATTGAAAAAGCCGACTATGTGGTATGCGGGCTGCCCTTTACGTCTCTCTCGCCCCGGCTGGGCTGGCGCGTGCTGGAGCACACGCGTAACATTCTGGCTTCCGACGGGCAGCTGATTCTGTTTCAGTACACCCTGCAGAATACCCGGCTGTTCGAGAAGTTCTTCCGCCCTCTGAAGCAGGACCATGTGCTGCTGAACCTGCCGCCGGCCTACGTGCTGGTGTACGCGCCCAACCCGGAGCCGGTCCCGGCAGAGTAG
- a CDS encoding CDP-alcohol phosphatidyltransferase family protein — protein MLRHLPLALVYSRLVLGLVILLGCLLLPAEPLTRPLVATLVVIGLLTDVFDGILARRLGVATHRLRRLDSSVDTVFWLCIVAGTLRLWPRFFPDNALWICLVLGLEALTYVVSYLRFRREIALHTLAAKAWALLLMATMLQLILTGQTGLLFSACVVLGVLSRLETLAIVGTLRVWAADVPSLYHARQLRRGQAIRRHPLFNG, from the coding sequence ATGCTGCGCCACCTTCCGCTTGCCCTCGTGTATTCCCGGTTGGTCCTTGGCTTGGTAATTCTGCTTGGCTGCCTGCTGCTGCCGGCCGAGCCGCTCACCCGCCCGCTGGTGGCTACGCTCGTGGTCATTGGCCTGCTTACCGACGTGTTCGACGGCATCCTGGCCCGGCGCCTGGGCGTGGCTACCCACCGGCTCCGCCGCCTCGATTCCAGCGTTGATACGGTGTTCTGGCTGTGCATTGTGGCCGGTACACTCCGGTTGTGGCCACGCTTCTTTCCGGATAATGCGTTGTGGATTTGCCTGGTGCTGGGGCTCGAAGCCCTGACGTACGTGGTCAGCTACCTGCGCTTCCGCCGCGAAATTGCCCTGCACACCCTGGCCGCCAAAGCCTGGGCTCTGCTGCTGATGGCTACTATGCTGCAGCTGATTCTCACCGGGCAGACGGGGCTGTTATTCTCGGCGTGCGTGGTACTTGGGGTGCTGAGTCGGCTGGAAACCCTGGCTATTGTCGGCACCCTGCGCGTGTGGGCGGCCGATGTGCCTTCCCTCTACCACGCCCGGCAGCTGCGGCGGGGGCAGGCTATCCGCCGTCACCCACTGTTCAACGGTTAG
- the uvrA gene encoding excinuclease ABC subunit UvrA: MTPSSASSNLSGFVRVRGAREHNLKNIDVDIPRDALVVFTGVSGSGKSSLAFGTLYAEAQRRYLESVSPYARRLFHQMAVPEVDAIDGLPPAVALQQQRGTPTARSSVGSVTTLSNLVRMLYSRAGDYPAGQGIVYAEGFSPNTPEGACPNCHGLGRTYEVTEQTMVPDPTLTIRERAIAAWPQAWGGQNQRDILVTLGFDVDTPWQALPQKDRDWILFTDEQPVVPVYPGYSPQETQRALRRKEPPNYMGTFTGVKRHVLHTFATTQSPLMKKRALQYMLSTECPLCHGKRLRPESLAVTFAGLDIADLSRLPLKRVAELLRPFADGTAAGRKKQDSAHPEQTIVARRIAEDLVARLGVLLDLGLGYLALERSTPTLSPGELQRLRLSTQLYSNLFGVVYVLDEPSAGLHPSDTEALLQALASLKKAGNSLFVVEHNLDVIRQADWLVDVGPAAGEQGGEVLYSGPPAGLAAVDASQTRRYLFTAEKKLTPRQPREPRGWLRLQGVTRNNLTGLDVEFPLGVFTTVTGVSGSGKSSLVSQVLVELVAAELGISNEELRIDAEEAEDAILNSSLSITNSPTEGRIVAGMEQIKRLVRVDQKPIGRTPRSNMATYTGLFDHVRKLFAATPAAKKRRYDAGRFSFNVAKGRCENCQGEGFVMVELLFLPSVYAPCPVCHGARYNAKTLEITYRDKNIAEVLGLTVDAAADFFDEEPTVLRALTVLREVGLGYLRLGQPATELSGGEAQRIKLATELQRAQRGNSLYVLDEPTTGLHPSDVEKLLVQLDGLVEAGNTVIVVEHDMRVVAGSDWVLDIGPGAGDEGGKVVAAGPPETVAKVKESKTAPYLARFRSR; encoded by the coding sequence ATGACGCCTTCCTCTGCTTCTTCCAACCTTTCCGGTTTCGTGCGCGTGCGCGGCGCCCGGGAGCACAACCTCAAGAACATCGACGTTGACATTCCCCGTGATGCCCTGGTGGTGTTTACCGGCGTGTCGGGCTCGGGCAAGTCGAGCCTGGCGTTCGGCACGCTCTACGCCGAGGCCCAGCGCCGCTACCTCGAGTCGGTGTCGCCCTACGCGCGGCGGCTGTTTCACCAGATGGCCGTACCCGAAGTCGACGCCATCGACGGCCTGCCCCCGGCCGTGGCCCTGCAGCAGCAGCGTGGCACGCCCACTGCCCGCTCGTCGGTGGGCTCCGTAACCACGCTGTCCAACCTGGTGCGGATGCTGTATTCCCGGGCCGGCGACTACCCGGCTGGGCAAGGCATCGTGTACGCCGAAGGCTTTTCGCCCAACACCCCCGAGGGCGCCTGCCCCAACTGCCACGGCCTGGGCCGCACCTACGAAGTCACGGAGCAGACCATGGTGCCCGACCCCACGCTCACCATCCGGGAGCGGGCCATTGCCGCCTGGCCCCAGGCCTGGGGCGGGCAAAACCAGCGCGACATCCTCGTGACCCTGGGCTTCGACGTGGATACGCCCTGGCAGGCTTTGCCGCAAAAGGACCGGGACTGGATTCTGTTTACCGACGAGCAGCCGGTGGTGCCGGTGTACCCGGGCTACTCGCCCCAGGAAACCCAGCGGGCCCTCCGGCGCAAGGAGCCGCCCAACTACATGGGCACGTTCACCGGCGTGAAGCGCCACGTGCTGCACACCTTCGCCACCACGCAAAGTCCGCTGATGAAGAAGCGGGCCCTGCAGTACATGCTCAGCACCGAGTGCCCGCTCTGCCACGGCAAGCGGCTGCGCCCCGAGTCCCTGGCCGTCACCTTCGCCGGCCTCGACATTGCCGACCTGTCGCGCCTGCCGCTCAAGCGCGTCGCGGAGCTGCTGCGCCCGTTTGCCGACGGCACCGCGGCCGGCCGCAAAAAGCAGGATTCCGCTCATCCTGAGCAAACCATTGTGGCCCGGCGCATTGCCGAAGACCTGGTGGCCCGCCTCGGCGTGCTGCTCGACCTGGGTTTGGGCTACCTCGCCCTGGAGCGCAGCACGCCTACCTTGTCGCCGGGCGAGCTGCAGCGCCTGCGGCTGTCCACACAGCTGTATTCCAATCTGTTCGGCGTGGTGTACGTGCTCGACGAGCCCAGCGCCGGCCTGCATCCGTCCGACACCGAAGCCCTGCTGCAGGCCCTGGCCAGTTTGAAAAAAGCTGGCAACTCGCTGTTTGTGGTAGAGCACAACCTCGACGTCATCCGCCAGGCCGACTGGCTGGTGGACGTGGGTCCGGCCGCCGGGGAGCAGGGTGGGGAAGTCCTGTACAGCGGCCCGCCGGCGGGCCTGGCTGCAGTGGATGCGTCCCAGACCCGACGCTATCTGTTTACTGCTGAGAAGAAGCTGACACCTCGCCAGCCGCGGGAGCCGCGGGGCTGGCTGCGTTTGCAGGGCGTGACGCGCAACAACCTCACGGGCCTCGACGTGGAATTTCCGCTGGGCGTGTTCACCACCGTTACGGGCGTGTCGGGCTCGGGCAAGTCAAGCCTGGTCAGCCAAGTGCTGGTGGAACTGGTAGCGGCTGAATTAGGAATTAGTAATGAAGAATTAAGAATTGACGCGGAAGAAGCAGAAGATGCAATTCTTAATTCTTCATTGTCAATTACTAATTCTCCGACCGAAGGAAGGATTGTGGCCGGCATGGAGCAGATCAAGCGGCTGGTACGGGTCGACCAGAAGCCCATCGGCCGCACACCCCGATCCAACATGGCCACCTACACCGGGTTGTTCGACCACGTGCGCAAGCTTTTCGCCGCTACTCCGGCGGCCAAGAAGCGCCGCTACGATGCCGGACGATTTTCCTTTAACGTCGCCAAGGGCCGGTGCGAAAACTGTCAGGGCGAAGGGTTTGTGATGGTGGAGTTGCTGTTTCTGCCCAGCGTATACGCGCCCTGCCCGGTGTGCCACGGGGCCCGCTACAACGCCAAAACCCTCGAAATTACCTACCGCGACAAAAACATTGCCGAAGTGCTGGGCCTCACCGTGGATGCCGCCGCCGACTTCTTCGACGAGGAGCCAACCGTGCTCCGGGCCCTTACGGTATTGCGCGAAGTGGGCCTGGGCTACCTGCGGCTGGGGCAGCCGGCCACCGAGCTGAGTGGGGGTGAGGCCCAGCGCATCAAGCTGGCGACCGAGCTGCAGCGGGCCCAGCGTGGCAATTCCCTTTACGTGCTCGACGAGCCCACCACCGGCCTGCACCCATCCGACGTGGAAAAGCTGCTCGTCCAGCTCGACGGCCTCGTGGAAGCCGGCAACACCGTCATCGTGGTGGAGCACGACATGCGCGTGGTAGCCGGCTCCGACTGGGTGCTGGACATCGGCCCGGGCGCCGGCGACGAGGGCGGCAAGGTAGTAGCCGCCGGGCCGCCGGAAACGGTGGCGAAGGTGAAGGAGAGCAAAACGGCGCCTTACCTGGCGCGGTTCCGGAGCCGGTAG
- a CDS encoding leucine-rich repeat-containing protein kinase family protein, whose protein sequence is MHTLEQLRRGDLVGATRLDLSESLMEFPREIFELADTLEILNLSGNALAELPADLSRLRRLRILFCSDNQFTEVPEALGKCSELQMVGFKANQIRTLPATALPPRLRWLILTDNQLTALPPEIGRCHELQKLMLAGNQLTHLPPEMAACIALELLRISANHLGELPTWLLSLPRLSWLAFAGNPLSEYIEAAALAAHPIPEISWEKLAIQQQLGEGASGVIYRAEWQDPAAHEPVAVKLFKGAVTSDGLPHSEMVACISAGRHPGLIPVLGKLSRHPAAAEGLVLELLDPAYRVLAGPPSFSTCTRDVYAPGSLFSLEQVLRIAHDVASAARHLHAQGLLHGDLYAHNTLVNAAGKALLSDFGAASFFDKQDNARAEALQQLEVRAFGCLLEELLTRCQSEPADAATAESLWALQRLCAQPMVAARPLFIEIVQLITGLQG, encoded by the coding sequence ATGCACACGTTGGAGCAATTGCGCCGCGGCGACTTGGTCGGCGCTACCCGCCTTGATCTATCGGAAAGCCTCATGGAGTTTCCCCGCGAAATATTCGAGCTGGCCGATACGCTGGAAATCCTCAACCTCTCCGGCAACGCGCTGGCGGAGCTGCCCGCCGACTTGAGCCGCCTGCGCCGGCTGCGTATCCTTTTCTGCTCCGACAACCAGTTTACCGAGGTGCCCGAGGCACTAGGGAAGTGTTCAGAGCTGCAGATGGTGGGGTTCAAAGCCAACCAGATCCGTACGCTGCCGGCCACCGCGTTGCCACCCAGGTTGCGCTGGCTTATCCTGACCGACAACCAACTCACCGCGCTACCGCCCGAAATCGGCCGGTGCCACGAGCTCCAGAAGCTGATGCTGGCCGGCAACCAGCTTACCCATCTGCCGCCCGAAATGGCGGCCTGCATCGCCTTGGAGCTGCTGCGCATCTCGGCCAACCACCTTGGGGAGCTGCCGACGTGGCTGCTCAGCTTGCCTCGCCTGAGCTGGCTGGCGTTTGCCGGCAACCCACTCAGTGAGTACATCGAAGCCGCCGCGCTGGCCGCGCATCCCATACCAGAAATCAGTTGGGAGAAACTGGCTATCCAGCAACAGCTGGGTGAGGGCGCTTCGGGGGTGATTTACCGGGCGGAGTGGCAGGATCCTGCAGCCCACGAACCGGTTGCCGTGAAGCTGTTCAAGGGCGCCGTGACCAGTGACGGGCTGCCGCATAGCGAAATGGTAGCCTGCATCAGTGCCGGGCGCCACCCCGGCCTGATTCCGGTGCTGGGCAAGCTCAGCCGCCACCCGGCCGCCGCTGAAGGGCTGGTGCTGGAGCTGCTGGACCCAGCTTACCGCGTGCTGGCCGGCCCGCCCAGCTTTTCCACCTGTACCCGCGACGTATATGCTCCCGGAAGTTTATTCAGCCTGGAGCAGGTGCTGCGCATAGCGCACGATGTAGCTTCGGCGGCGCGACACCTGCACGCTCAGGGCCTGCTGCACGGCGACCTGTACGCTCACAACACGCTGGTGAATGCAGCCGGCAAGGCACTGCTGAGCGACTTTGGGGCAGCCAGCTTTTTCGATAAACAGGATAATGCCCGGGCTGAGGCGTTGCAGCAGCTGGAGGTACGGGCCTTTGGCTGCCTGCTGGAAGAGCTGCTGACGCGTTGCCAAAGTGAGCCTGCCGACGCCGCTACGGCGGAAAGCCTATGGGCCTTGCAGCGCCTTTGCGCCCAGCCAATGGTAGCAGCGCGGCCCTTGTTTATCGAAATAGTACAACTGATAACCGGCCTGCAAGGGTAG
- a CDS encoding PLP-dependent aspartate aminotransferase family protein, with protein sequence MQSATRLLQSIPVDELTGAISVPIYQTSTFVQEAPGVNKGYDYARTGNPTRRALENILATLEYGHSGYAFASGLAAIDAVVKLLSAGDQIVAIDDLYGGAFRLFEHVYRRFGIDIVYCDTTDPAKVAAAITAKTKLVWLESPSNPTLKVSDIAAIADIAHAHGAWLCVDNTFASPVLQQPIKLGADIVVHSATKYLGGHSDLIAGVVVAATEELGLQLKFIQNASGGILGPFDSFLVIRGLETLPLRIERHCSTALKVAQFLQTRPEVRAVYYPGLEEHPNHAVAKKQQPGGFGGIIALVLEEDTQEAATQVVTSTKYFHLAESLGGAKSLLCHPATMTHKSTPVAQRQAAGVADSLIRLSVGLEDAEDLIADLAQALDRLSEGKVALKEAVREAEAQLA encoded by the coding sequence ATGCAATCTGCCACTCGCCTCCTCCAGTCCATTCCCGTAGATGAGCTCACCGGCGCCATCTCCGTTCCGATTTACCAGACCTCGACCTTCGTACAGGAGGCCCCCGGGGTAAACAAGGGCTACGACTACGCCCGCACCGGCAACCCTACCCGCCGCGCCCTCGAAAACATCCTGGCCACCCTCGAATACGGCCACTCCGGCTACGCCTTCGCCTCGGGTCTGGCCGCCATCGATGCGGTGGTGAAGCTGCTCTCGGCTGGCGACCAGATCGTGGCCATCGACGACCTGTACGGCGGGGCTTTCCGCCTGTTCGAGCACGTGTACCGCCGCTTCGGCATCGATATCGTGTACTGCGACACCACTGATCCGGCCAAGGTAGCTGCCGCCATTACCGCAAAAACCAAGCTGGTGTGGCTGGAGTCGCCCTCCAACCCTACCCTGAAAGTGTCGGACATTGCCGCCATTGCCGACATAGCCCATGCCCACGGCGCCTGGCTGTGCGTGGACAACACCTTCGCCTCGCCCGTGCTCCAGCAGCCCATCAAGTTGGGGGCCGATATCGTGGTGCACAGCGCCACCAAGTACTTGGGCGGCCACTCCGACCTCATTGCCGGCGTCGTGGTAGCGGCCACCGAGGAGCTGGGGCTGCAGCTAAAATTCATCCAGAACGCTTCGGGCGGTATCCTCGGGCCGTTCGATTCCTTCCTCGTGATTCGGGGGCTGGAAACGCTGCCTCTGCGCATTGAGCGGCACTGTAGCACGGCCCTGAAAGTGGCCCAATTCCTCCAAACGCGCCCCGAAGTGCGCGCCGTGTACTACCCGGGCCTGGAAGAGCACCCCAACCACGCGGTAGCCAAAAAGCAGCAGCCCGGCGGTTTCGGCGGCATTATTGCCCTCGTGCTCGAAGAAGACACCCAGGAAGCCGCCACGCAGGTAGTCACCAGCACCAAGTACTTCCACCTGGCCGAAAGCCTGGGCGGCGCCAAGAGCCTGCTCTGCCACCCCGCCACCATGACGCACAAATCCACGCCCGTGGCCCAGCGCCAGGCCGCCGGTGTGGCCGACAGCCTGATTCGCCTGAGCGTGGGCCTGGAAGATGCCGAAGACCTGATTGCCGACCTGGCCCAGGCACTCGACCGCCTGAGCGAAGGCAAAGTAGCCCTGAAAGAAGCCGTACGCGAAGCCGAAGCCCAGCTGGCGTAG